The segment GTGCATTTACTGGCTTTTATGGCGAGGGAAAAGTACCGCAGGAATTTACTGATTACAGCAACCTTTACCGATGGGCTAAGCGCTCTCTGGAGTGATCAGAAAGGTGCTGGCTGAAATTGCAGCGAGTGTGTGGAGGGGCAGGGGACACATCCATCTTCCGGCCCAACCCGTTCCCGTTGTATAATCGCTATACTTCCTCTACCCTGAGCATCCCTGAAACGTTTTTAACCTCTTCTAACCGTCGCAATCCTTATCAGGCGAACTCCCTTATGTTCCAGGCCGGCTTCTTCGACCAAATCAGAGCCACTATAGAGTCTCAACCTTACTTCGGACTCTATCTACTGCTGGCTTATCTTGTGCTGATCTTCGGCTGGCTGGCCACCAAGGTATTAAAGTCCGACCACACGATATCCGGGTGGGCCCTATTCTTAATGGTACACCTGTATGTCCCGATGGTCTGGCGGGTGCGCATTAACAAACGGTGTCCTTATCCGGCTGATGGTCCCGGATTGATCATCGCCAATCACCGAAGCCCAGTGGATCCGTTTCTCGTCTGCGTCTGGAACCATCTCGGAGTTTATCCCCGGACTTTTCGACTCGTCAGCTTTTTAATGGCACAGGAGTATTACACTATTCCTGTTGTCTCCTGGGTCAGTCGGACCATGGAATGCGTCCCCATCGCGCGGTCAGGTCGCGACATGCAGGGAGTGAAAGACTGTCTGTCACTGCTCAAGAAGGGGCACCTGGTGGGAGTCTTCCCTGAAGGGCGATTGAATACGGGCGATGGAGTGATGCCATTCGGAACCGGAATTGCCTGGCTGGCGTTAAGAGCAAAAGTGCCGATTTATCCGGTCTACATTCACGATACCCCCGTGAGTAGTAGTTCGATGGTGGAACCTTTTATTAAGCGAACCCGCTCTCGGTTAGTCTACGGCGACCCGATCGATTTGAGTCCGTTCTATGCGGACAGCAAGAAGAAGGAGACGATCGAGGAAGTCACGGAGTTGTTGCACACTCGCCTGGCCGAATTGGAATATCCCCGGCCAGAACCTTCGTTGCCATTCTAATCAACCTGGAGCTCGCGAAGTATTTGAGGCTGGAGATCGCGACGATGTTACGCGTCTTTGATGGGGTTGCCGGTGATTTCACTCACTGCCTGTGAGTTTCCAAACACGAACAGGCAATCTCCGATCCTGATTTCGGCATCGCCCGGAGGCGGCATTAACCGTTCACCATCAGCGCGACGAATCCCGACGACCATCGCTCCCTTTTCACGCAAGTCGGCCTGATTCAATTGTAATCCGACATAGGGACTTTCCTCTTCGATATGGACATCGGCCAGTTCGAATTCCATTCCCCCCGTGTCCGCGATTTCCAGGAAGTCTTCCACGCGCGGATTCAGCATGAAGCGAGCCATCTTCTGGGCTCCGGAACTGAAGGGACTCACCACACGTGTGGCGCCCGCTCTTTCCAGTTTCAATACCGCTTTGTCATTGCTCGCCCGGGCTGTGATCTGCAGATCGGACATGAGCATCCGTGCGGACAGAACGACGTAGACATTGTCGGCATCCGTCGGCAAGACCGAGGCTAGCCCTCGTGCCCGCTGAATGCCGGCCTTGAGAAGTATCTCGTCGTCAGTCGCATCGCCAGCCAGGAAGGCCCAGTTATGGGTATGACATATGTCGTCCAGTAGTTCCTGATTAGAGTCGAGAATGACAAACTGCTGATCTCGCAATTCCATCTGTTTGGCAATCGTCGTACCCATACGTCCACAACCACAGATGATGAAATGGTTGTGCATCTCTGCGATTCGCTTTTCCATCCGTCTCTGCTCCCGATAGGCCCGGAACTGGGCGCTTACCACCCATTGACCAAGTTGAAAGGCGCTGAAGGAGAAAACTCCCAGGCCGCCAATGAGGTAGAAGATGACAAACAGCTTACCCGTGTTGCTGAAGTTGTCAGGTTGCTGATATCCAAGAGTGGTGACCGTGATCACCGCGTAATAAACGCTGTCGAACCAGCCGACATCAGTCGTCAAATGAAATCCAAGCGCCCCAAGAAAAGTTAAACCAACCAGCAATACCAGGATCGTCACAATCTGCCGCAGCATTTGTGAAGAGTCATTTGCCATGTCTCTCTCCTGGATGGAATGGGCCTGGATGGAATCGGGATGTGGAGTGGAACTGCTTGGGCTTCAAAGAGGTGGTGTTCAACCGCGTATTAAGCCTAAGTGGTTGATGAAGCCGGACCTGGGTAGATCAGGTTGCAGGATTCTGGCAGGTATGCCCCAGACTTGCAATAGCTTCTCTGCCGCCAGATAGCCACTTCTGACAGCACCTTCCATCGTGGCAGGCCAGCCCGTTTCGGTCCAGTCACCCGCGAGCAACAAATTCTCATACTCCGTCACTTGATCAGGCCGGTCCGACTCCGCATCTGGCGGTATCGAGAACACAGCATGATGTTCCCGGACGACTCGCGAATGAACTAACTGCGCCTGCATCATGGATTCGGGCCAGACGGAGGCGATTTCCTTTAAGACGTGCTGGACGATTTCATCTTGAGACCACGAAGAGAGCTCCCGGCTTTGACTGATCACTATCTGGTAATAATGTCGTTCCGGGTTTTCAATGTTTTGAATCGCCGATCGGTTGAAAATCCACTGCGAAACACGTCCCAGCAGCACAGCGTGGGTCTCGTCACTCAGCGAGCGATTAAACCAGAGATGCACCGAGGAAATCGGTGCCGATTCCAATTGCTCTGCCTGTTGAATAAAGCGGGGCGGCGGTTCAACTGTAGGGAAGAGTTTCGGGATGGCTGTCCACGGAGTGGCTAAAACATAAGCGTCTGCCGAAACCTGCTCTTCATTAGCCATGACGACATTCTTAATGCTGTTTCCTTGGGTGGTCAGCTCTTTAATTCGAGACTGCAGGTGCAATGTGACGCCCTGTTCCTGCAAGTGGGTCTGCAATGTCTCTCCATAAAGTTCATGAAGCGGAACGGTCGGGAGACTGACTTTCCAGGCGTCGCGATGAGAGAGAAACCCTTGGACAAAAACCTGACGCGCGGCAGAATACGGAATTCGATCGAGTGATTCGCTGAGGGCACTTACCAGAATCACATGCCAGAAGTCACGCAGGACCCGGTCCGATTGTTGCTGCTGATTCAACCAGTCCTCAAAACAGAGATCGCTGGTCGGAGTGGACATTAACTGCCGCATCGCCAGAGCAATCTGGCCCCGTTCGCGCCAGCGGAAATGACGCATCCGCAGGAAGCTACCCGTTAAATGAAACGGAGCGGGCCAGGGACCGTTCTTCAGTTCGCTTCGGCGTCCCTGTTGGTCAACGAAGTGCAAGGTCTCCAACCTGCGAAAGTGAGATCCGATGCCAGCCTGTTTGCAGAAGTGGAAGAAGTTCGTGCAGCATCCCATGGCGACGTGCTGACAATTATCAATCTGTTCGCCCGTGGTTTGATCGATGAAGGAACTCGCTCGGCCACCAAGACGGGGACGGGCTTCGTAAAGATCGACTTGCATTCCTTTGGCAGAAAGCGACTGAGCCGCAGCCAGCCCCGCCAGCCCGCCACCGAATATGGCAACCTTACGGGGAAGTGAGGTGTCGCTAGTAGGGACCGGAGGGTGAGCCTCTTGCTGGTTCATCGTCCTGTCCTTTGTGTCAGGCATTTGTTATGCGCCATTCTTGATTGTGGCGCCAACCGCCCGTTACTCCTCGAGTAGGTCCTCAAGTTCTTCCGGCGATAAGTGTTCTATCAGCTTGTCCTGCGTCAGCGGTTCCACGATAGCATATTCCCCGTTGCACCAACGCATGAAATCGACGTTCTGACACCGTTTGGAGCAGAACGGAAAATGAGTAGTCTCACCAGACTCAGGCGGCTGAACAGCAACTTTGCAGATAGGGCAGGGGGCCGATTTAACCATGATTATTCTCCTTCTCTCTTGGTACAACAAGCATGGCAGGTTTCCACGGTGAGGCTTGCTCGGGAAGGGGCTTTAGGAGAGTTTAGCTTCCACAGGATTTATTTTGCCACAGATTTCATTTTACTACTGTGGTTGTGCGGAACCACAGGCCCCTAGCTCATATCCAAATGCCAACCTGAAAGTGGGGCGTAAACGAAGGAATCAATCGGACGACGATCCAGAATTGCTCTTACTTTCTTTGCTTTTGCTTTCAGAACTCGAGGAACTCGAACTACTGTCGGCGGCGGCAGCCTTTTTGTAGGAAGAACTTCGGTAGTCGGTTTGATAAAAACCACTTCCTTTAAAGATGATCCCGGCGCCGGGGCCGATCTGTCGCACGGCTTTCAGCTTACCGCATTCCGGACATTTCCGGATCGGTTTAGCTTTGATCGAATGAAAGGCTTCCCACTCGTGCTCACAGGCACCACACTTGTAGTCATAAGTCGGCATTCAAGTACAACTCACCAAAAAGAACAGGAACAGGGTAAACAGACTCTATTTCAGAACCCGAGGTCTCGCCGCCTATTCAGCGCTGGCGGGACCACTGGAGACCAGCACTTTGCTGGGACGCACGACCCGGTCATTTAAGACATAACCGGTTTCGGCTTCAGCGATCACATGCATGGCCGGAATGTCTTCACTGGGCATATTTTGAATGGCCTCGTGAAAGTTTGGATCGAAAGGTTTCCCCACCGCTTCAATTTTCTTGAGACCATGTTGAGTAAACGTGTTTTCGAACTGATTCAGGACCATTTCCAGTCCCTGCAAAAGATCGGTGACATTACCCGAGCTTTCACCCGCAGTGATGGCGCGCTGCAAGTTGTCCAGGCCGGGCAGCAAGTCTCGTGCGAGCGATAGCGACTGATATTTCCGCTGATCGTCCAGCTCGGTTCGAGTACGCCGTCGGACATTGTCCAGCTCTGCACGCGTGCGCATCAGTTGATCGAAATTCTGATCGCGTTCTTCTGTGACTTGCGCCAGCTGCTCTTCGATAGAACCGGCAGCGTCGTCAGAAGAAGCGGCGTTTGCATCAGCAGATGTTTCGTCGGCAGCCATTTCGTCTTCCGGAAAAGGAACGGTGTTTTCGGTCATCGTTAGGAACTCAATACTCTAAATAAACGCTGGATAGGTCTGATCCCGGTTATCTGACACTAGTCTGACTCAGAGCGTGTTCAAACACTGGGTTGAGGTAATTATTTGATTGGTCGCGAGACTTAATTATTCGTCTGAGGTGGTGAAAGAGGCAAAGTAATCTTTCACCGATGCAAAAAATGTCTTGCGGTGAGGCGAGACGTGCTTGTTTTCCAGTTCCGCCAGTTCGCGTAACAGCTCTTCCTGACGTTCAGTCAGCTTCTGTGGGACTTCCACCTGTACCTCCACCACAATGTCGCCTGAGCGACGTCCGTGGACATCGGGCATTCCCATCCCTTTCAGGCGGAATTGCTCGTTCGGTTGAGTAGCAGCCGGAATTGTAAGCGTATGAGCACCGGATAAAGTCGGAACTTCCAAATCACTGCCCAAGGTTGCCTGGGTGTAGGTGATTGGGATTCGGCAGAACAAGTCTTTGTCGTGTCGTTCGAATATACGATGCGGTTTGAGGTGAATATCGACGTACAAGTCGCCGGCAGGTCCCCCGTTTTTACCCGCTTCTCCCTCGCCCCGCAAGCAGAGCTGCATCCCGTCATCAATTCCGGCGGGAACATTAAGTTCCAACTTATCTGTTTGGGATGTGTGACCGCTTCCGTGACAGGTATTACACTTGTCCCGGATGGTCTGGCCTACACCGCGACAGGCAGGACAGGTCGTCTGCACACGAAAGAAACCTTGAGACTGGACAACCTTCCCGTGGCCACCGCAGTAGTCACATGTCTCCGGTGAGCTGCCTGGTTCGGCACCTGAACCGTGACAGGTTTTACATTCGACATTGCGATCGACATCCAAAGTCCGTGTACAGCCGGCGGCTGCTTCATGCAGATCGATTTTGATAGAAGTCCGCAGACTGGAACCTTTCCGGGGGCGAGCGCCTCCACCTCCGCGACGACCTCCACCTGCACCAGCAAAGCCAAATCCATCGAACAGGTCTCCGAAGGCGTCGAAGATGTCACTGACATCCTGGAAACCAGCGCCTGCACCACCTCCGCCGCCGAGCCCAGAGAGCCCGGCGTGACCATAACGGTCGTACCGACTTCGTTTGTTTTCGTCGCTAAGGACTTCGTACGCTTCGGATGCCGTTTTAAATCGCTCAATCGCTTCTTCGTCTCCCGGGTTGCGGTCGGGATGATTGGCGATGGCCATCTTTTTGTACGCCTTCTTTATTTGCTCAGGCGTGGCATCACGAGAGACACTTAAGAATTCGTAAAATTCAATTTTTGTAGACATGAGCTGGTTACAGTTTCGTAGAGTTTCGGCGAAGGGTTTCGAGCAGGCTCGACTTCGAGAAGAAACAGTGGCGAGCTGAACGAGTTCCTTCAATTAAACCTGATATCGCGAATCGTCGAGGATCAAGGACATCAACAGGAAGAAATCAATCAGATGATTTTAAAACCAATGTCGAAAAAAAGGCCACCGATTTACGGTGGCCTTAGTTGTCCCCTGGGAAGGAGTTCGTCAAAAACTCTCTTTCCTTCCCGCTATTTCTCGATGCTCTTCCAGTCTCTTGTCGATTCTGGAAGAGCGATGTATCCGCTGTTTAGTGGATACTACCTTCGACCGTATTTTTCTTATGATCGTCATCGGCACGCGTAACGAGCACTTGAGTGGTCAACATCAGTCCTGCGATAGAAGAGGCATTAACCAGAGCGTTTTTGACGACTTTTACAGGGTCAATCACGCCAGCCTTGTACATGTCTACATACTCGCCGGTGCGAGCGTTGTAACCAGTGTTAGTCGGCTTTTCGCTGACTTCATCGGCGATGACAGCTCCGTCAAGACCACAGTTTTCTGCGATTTGACGAATAGGAGCCTGTAGAGCACGAGTCAGAATCTGAATACCGATTTTCTCGTCCCCTTTGGCTTTTACTTTGCTGACGACTTCGACACAGCGAAGCAGGGCAGTTCCACCACCAGGCAGAATTCCTTCTTCCACAGCGGCGCGGGTCGCATGCAGAGCATCTTCCATACGGGCTTTGGTCTGTTTCATTTCTGCTTCAGTGGCAGCACCGACGGAAATGATGGCAACGCCGCCAGTCATTTTGGCGAGACGTTCCTGGTATTTCTCCCGGTCGTATTCGCTGTCCGTTTTTTCGATATGATTTCGAATCTGCTGAATTCGAGCGGTGATTTTGTCCTGCTCACCACCACCATCGACGATCGTGCAATTGTCTTTGGTCACTTCAACAGTTTTGGCTGAACCGAGATGTTCCAGTTCAACGGCTTCCAGTTTGATACCGAGATCTTCAGAGATCAATGTACCACCGGTCATGACGGCAATATCGCCGAGCATCGCTTTACGACGTTCGCCGAAGCCAGGAGCTTTGACAGCACAGATGTTGAGAATGCCACGAAGTTTGTTAACCACCAGGGCGGTCAGTGCTTCGGCTTCGACATCTTCTGCAATCACAAGCAGAGGTTTGCCAGTCTGGGCGGTTTTTTCCAACAACGGAACGAAGTCACGCAGGTTGGAGATTTTCTTTTCGAAGATCAGAATCAGACAATCTTCGAGGACGGCTTTCATATCGTTGGCGTCAGTAACGAAGTAAGGAGAGATGTATCCTTTTTCGAACTGAAGACCATCAGCCAGTTCCAAAGTCGTTTCGTTGCTTTTGCCTTCTTCGACAGTGATAACACCGTCGCGTCCAACTTGTTCCATGGCATCTGCAATCAGTTTGCCAATGGCGTCGTCGTTGTTGGCAGAGATGGCACCGACCTGGGCGATCTCTTCTTTAGAGCTGACAGGTTTAGCCAGTTCTTCCAGTTTGGCGACGGCAGCTTCTACAGCTTTGTCGATACCACGACGAACGACGGTCGGGTTGGCACCTAAAGAGATGCTTCGCAAACCTTCTTCGTAGATGGCTCGTGCCAGAACAGTCGCGGTGGTCGTTCCGTCACCGGCAATATCCGATGTTTTGGATGCGACTTCGTTGAGTAGTTTGGCGCCCATGTTTTCATAAGGGCATTCCAAATCGACTTCTTTACTTACGGTGACACCGTCTTTAGTGACGACGGGGTTACCGAAGCTTTTGTCGATGATCACATTGCGACCAGTCGGTCCCATCGTGACTGCAACAGCGTCGGCCAGAGTACTGACTCCGCGTTGCAGTTTGATGCGTGCCCGGTCTTCAAAAAGTAATTGCTTCGCCACGCTAACGTTCTCCTTGGAGATTATATCGGGTTACAGCGGAACGGTTGGAATAGAGTTCTGCTGTGAAATGTTTCGCTGTATCAAGTTTCGCAATCGGAATGAAAACCGAGTTACACAATTTTAGCCAGGATATCGGATTCGCGAAGAATCTTGACTTCTTCGCCATCGACTTCGATGTCCGATCCACCGTATTTGCCGAAGAGAACCTGGTCGCCTACTTCCAGTCCGATGGGGCAGCGTTCGCCGCTGTCCAACAGACGTCCGGGACCAAGAGCAACCACTTCGCCACGCTGAGATTTCTCTTTAGCGGCGTCTGGCAGGACGATTCCGCCCGCGGTTGTTTCTTCTGCTTCAATTTGTTTTACAACGATACGATCATCCAAAGGTTTCAACTGCATCTCTGGGACTCCAGTTTGATAATACAGCCCGCGTGGTCCATTTGAGGCTCAGCACAGGGGGCCATGATATATGGAAATTGTAAGTTAATTTAATTGTTTAACGATGTCTCTGTTTAGGAGACAGGAATTTCAGGCAGGACCTGAGGAAATAGCTCGGCTTACATCATGCCGGGCATGCCTCCCATGCCTCCCATGCCTCCCATTCCTGGCATGCCACCCATGCCGCCCATTCCACCCATGTCGTGGTGGTCGTCATGATGATGGTCGTCTGATTCTTCAACCGGCTCATCCACGATGATGGCTTCTGTTGTCATCAGTAAGGCAGCGACGGAAACGGCATTCTGCAGAGCAGTGCGAACCACTTTGGTTGGGTCGACAACACCGAACTCAAGCATGTCGCCATATTTGTCGTTCATGGCGTCGTAGCCGTAGTTTTTGTCTGAGTTCTTTTTAACCCGGTTTGCAACAACGGCACCGTCGAGTCCAGCATTGCTGGCGATGGTTCGCAGAGGCATTTCGAGAATGTTACGAACGAGGGCAACTCCGAGGTCCTGATCTCCACCGGGAGTCAGTTTGTCCAGAGCTTTCACTGAGCGAAGCAGAGCTGTTCCACCACCAGGGACGATGCCTTCTTCGATGGCAGCGCGGGTTGCGGCGAGAGCGTCGTCGACAAGGTCTTTTCGCTCTTTCATTTCTGTTTCCGTAGCGGCACCAACATTGATCTGAGCAACACCACCGGCTAGTTTGGCGAGGCGTTCCTGCAGTTTTTCACGGTCGTAGTCGCTGTCAGTTGAATCAATTTCACGACGAATCTGAGCTGCTCGGCCTTCGACGTCCCCTTTTTTGCCGGAGCCTTGAACGATGACGGTTGCATCAGAGCTGATGATGACTTTCTTGGCAGTACCAAGATCGCCAGGCTCGACGCCTTCCAGTTTCACGCCCAGGTCTTTGAAGATGGCCCGTCCGCCAGTAAGAACGGCGATGTCTTCGAGCATGGCTTTACGGCGATCACCGTAGCCAGGAGCTTTCACTGCAGCGACTTTGATGATGCCACGCATTTTGTTGACAACCAATGTCGCCAGAGCTTCGCCATCGATGTCTTCTGCGATGATCAGCAGGGGAGAGCCATCTTTGGAAATTGCTTCCAGAATCGGCACGAGTGGTTTGGCACTCGAGATTTTTTCTTCGTGAATCAGGATACGGCAGTTTTCGAGAACACATTCCTGAGAGTCTTCGTTAGTGACGAAGTGGGGAGACAGGAAACCGCGTTCAAACTGCATTCCTTCGACCAGTTCGACTTCGGTCGTCATAGAACGGCCTTCATCGACGGTGATTACGCCATCTTTGCCCACTTGCATCAGAGCGTCGGCGAGAATCTTGCCGATCTCCGGGTCGTTGTTGGCAGCGATCGTAGCAACCGTAGCGATTGCTTTTTTATCATTGGGTTTGACCGGTTCAGCCTGTTTTTTCAGGTGTTCCACTACCGCGTCGACCGCTTTTTGAGCTCCGCGGCTGAGTGACATGGGGTCAGCACCGGCGGCGATGTATTTCAGGCTTTCTTTGTACATTGCAGCAGCCAGGACGGTTGCCGTCGTGGTGCCGTCGCCAGCGGTGTCGTTGGTTTTGGAAGCAACTTCTTTAACGAGTTGCACCCCCATGTTTTCAAATGGGTCTTCCAGTTCGATGTCTTCCGCGACGGTGACACCGTCTTTAGTCACTTTAGGAGCGCCCCAACCTTTGTCCAGAACGGCGTTCCGACCACGGGGACCCAATGTACTACTAACCGCTTTTGCCAGTTTGGAAACACCATCCAGCAGTTTGCCTCGGGCGTCTTCATCAAATGTTAAGAGCTTTGCCACAGCTTCTCCTCGTCACAATCGTCTTGGTAGGTATATGGGTCGTGAACTATAATGTTCGGCAAACTCGGTAATCGCTTCGTTTCCGACGCAAAACGCCGGAAAGCGGGTATGGAGGTTGCCTATCCAGTTTTATAAACTTGCTATAAGGCAGATTGCAAGCGGCGTGCCAAATCAGTATGAAGGCGTAACCAGATGATTGCCATTAAGTTAGGGAATCATCGTTATGTTGCAGTTCCTGCCAAGATGGCAGTGTAGGTCAATTTCAGTCAGAATTAAACCAATCACTGCCATAATTGCATGAAACAGTTTGGATTGGATCTTTTTCTGCTTAATCAAACAGGTAACTGACCGATTCATTGCTATGAATCCGTCGGATCGCTTCGCCCAGCAAAGGGGCGACCGAGATTGTCCGCAGGTTCTTCAACAGGTGATCTTCCTTGAGCGGGAGGCTATTCGTGACAATGATTTCAGTCACATCGGCCTCACGAAGTCGGTTGTAGGCTTCACCGCAGAAAACGGCATGAGAAGCGCCTAGATAGACGCGAGTCGCACCGTGATCGCGGGCGATTTTCGCCGCCCCGACGATGGAACCTGCCGTGGAGATCAAATCGTCGAAAATTAGGGCCGTTTTTCCCTCCAGCGAGTCTCCAATCAGGTTGGCTTGTTTGGTTTCCAGAGCGTTCGTGCGTCGTTTATCGACAATCGCTAATGTTCCGCCCAGGTTGTCGAGGTGCATCAGAGAGCTTTTAATGCTCCCTTCATCCGGACTGACAATCACCAGTTCGTCCTCGGGGATCCGCAAGGACTTCACATATCCATCAAGGATGGGGGCTGCGTACAGGTGGTCCACCGGGACATCGAAGAAACCTTGAATCTGTGCCGCATGCAGGTCCATTGTCAGGACACGGTCGGCCCCCGCTTTGGTAATCAGGTTGGAGACCAGTTTTGCAGTAATAGGCACTCGGCCAGAGTCTTTTCGATCCTGACGTGCATAGCCGAAGTAGGGGATGACGGCTGTGATCCGGGCGGCGCTTGCTCGTTTGCAGGCGTCAATCATGATCAGCAGTTCCATCAGGTTATCGTTAACACCCGGGCCGGTGGGCTGCAGGAGGAACACATCGCAGCCCCGGATGTTCTGCATTAATTGCAGGCTGATCTCGCCATCTGGAAAGTTGGAGATTTCCAGGGAAGCTGGGACAATTCCCAGATACTCCGCAATCTCTGTCGTCAGTTGGGGATGGGCACGACCGCTCATCAGGGTCAGATTATCATACATGATCGAATTCAATATTCAGCAGGGGCGGAGCGGGGTGGCTGACAGGCATCGTGAGACCTGTCGGCGGAAGAAAACAGAGAACAGCCCGGAGATCAACTGGAGATTTAGTAACACGATTCGGAGCACCATATTTCGAGCATAGGCTCTCTGGCTTGGGGCGTCTGCGGTTCATCTTAGCCAGTTCCCCCCGCCCACAGCAATGAACGACGATTGCCGGGAAGAGCGGTTTTTTCCAATCCTCAACCGGGTGCAGCACTTTCTCGGCAAAATTCGCCGATAGCAGGCCGACTTTCATGCTGAATACCGGCTTCCAGTTGAGCCTCCCTGATCCGGCGGGTATCCTGATAGATGAGCGATTCTGAAAACCTTCGCCACTAAGTCCACTATAAGATGTATCTCCATCCGCTGCCTGTATTTGCTTTGAGGAGTTTGAATCACCATGTTTTCACGCCGCGAATTTCTGGAATTGTCCGCCGGTCTCGGAATGGCTCCCTTACTGAACGTATTCGAATTAGGCTCTGCCGCAGCGGAAGAGATTTCGGATACCAGTAATCTGGCGATCTCCACCTTTCGGTTTGAAGTCTCACCTCCGGAAGGACATTCCCTCTGTGGTGGTTGGATCAAGCCAGTCGTCGGTTACGACGATGAACTCGAAGCGATTGGTGTCGTCATCACCGGTGCGGGTAAACCGATTGTCCTCTGTGCTGTCGACTGGACTGGATTACTCAACTCGGCCCACATCACCTGGCGGAACGCGCTCGCCGAAGCAGCAGGCACGACGCCCGAGCGGGTCGCGGTGCAATGTGTCCATCAACACAACGCGCCCTTTGCCTGTCTCGATGCGGAAGAGATCATTTTAGAGCAGGGCGACCTGCCGCATATTATTGAAAAAGGATATTACAACGACTGCCTCGAACGAGGACAAAAAGCGATTGGTGAAGCACTGAAACAGTCAGTGCCACTGACGCACATCGCGAGTGGGCAGGG is part of the Polystyrenella longa genome and harbors:
- a CDS encoding ribose-phosphate diphosphokinase — protein: MYDNLTLMSGRAHPQLTTEIAEYLGIVPASLEISNFPDGEISLQLMQNIRGCDVFLLQPTGPGVNDNLMELLIMIDACKRASAARITAVIPYFGYARQDRKDSGRVPITAKLVSNLITKAGADRVLTMDLHAAQIQGFFDVPVDHLYAAPILDGYVKSLRIPEDELVIVSPDEGSIKSSLMHLDNLGGTLAIVDKRRTNALETKQANLIGDSLEGKTALIFDDLISTAGSIVGAAKIARDHGATRVYLGASHAVFCGEAYNRLREADVTEIIVTNSLPLKEDHLLKNLRTISVAPLLGEAIRRIHSNESVSYLFD
- the groL gene encoding chaperonin GroEL (60 kDa chaperone family; promotes refolding of misfolded polypeptides especially under stressful conditions; forms two stacked rings of heptamers to form a barrel-shaped 14mer; ends can be capped by GroES; misfolded proteins enter the barrel where they are refolded when GroES binds), giving the protein MAKLLTFDEDARGKLLDGVSKLAKAVSSTLGPRGRNAVLDKGWGAPKVTKDGVTVAEDIELEDPFENMGVQLVKEVASKTNDTAGDGTTTATVLAAAMYKESLKYIAAGADPMSLSRGAQKAVDAVVEHLKKQAEPVKPNDKKAIATVATIAANNDPEIGKILADALMQVGKDGVITVDEGRSMTTEVELVEGMQFERGFLSPHFVTNEDSQECVLENCRILIHEEKISSAKPLVPILEAISKDGSPLLIIAEDIDGEALATLVVNKMRGIIKVAAVKAPGYGDRRKAMLEDIAVLTGGRAIFKDLGVKLEGVEPGDLGTAKKVIISSDATVIVQGSGKKGDVEGRAAQIRREIDSTDSDYDREKLQERLAKLAGGVAQINVGAATETEMKERKDLVDDALAATRAAIEEGIVPGGGTALLRSVKALDKLTPGGDQDLGVALVRNILEMPLRTIASNAGLDGAVVANRVKKNSDKNYGYDAMNDKYGDMLEFGVVDPTKVVRTALQNAVSVAALLMTTEAIIVDEPVEESDDHHHDDHHDMGGMGGMGGMPGMGGMGGMGGMPGMM